Genomic DNA from Haloplanus aerogenes:
CTCGTCGCCTTCGGCTGTATGGACGAGTGGGTGCACGCGTTCGTCGACACCGAACCCGACGGTGTCCGCCTCCCGTTCGCCGGACGGGACGTGATCGACGCCGTCCTCGACAAATCGTCGCTGTACCGGGTCGCCGAGGACCTGGGCGTCCCCTATCCGGAGACGCGGTGGCTCGACGAGACGAGCGTCGAAGCCGCAATCGAGGCGCTGGGGCTCCCGCTGATCGTGAAGCCCGCACGCAAACGCGAGTTCGAGGAGGCCGTCGGGACGAACGTCGTCCGAGTCGAGACGGAAGCCGACTTCCGGGACATCGTCGCGACGGCTGCCGAGGCGGGAATCGAGGTGCTCGCCCAGGAGGAGGTGCCGGTCGCCCGCGGCGCGGACGCATCGCTCGCGTCGTACGTGCCGCCGAGTGGCGTCGCGGACACGCTCGGTGTCGTCGGGACGGCACGGATGCGCAACCCGCGTGGGTTCGGGACGGCCTGCGTGGTCGAGCGCAGCCACGAGCCAGCCATCGAGGAACGCGCCCGGGCGGTGCTGGCGGCGACCGACTACCACGGCCTCAGCGAAGCCGAGTTCGTCTACGACCGGGACCGGGAGACGTACGTCCTTCTGGACGTGAACACTCGCCCCTGGAAGTGGATAGACCTCCCCGTCACCGCCGGGGCGAATCTTCCGATGGCAGCCTACGCCGCGGTGACGGACGCGAGCTACGAGTCGAGCGGCGTCCACGACGCCACCTGGGTCTCCCTCGCGGACTATCTCGAACTGCTCGCCACGGACGACGGCCCGGCCGACGTTCTCGCGCCAGGCGACTGGCGGTCGTTTCTCGCGAGGGACTTCGAGACGCGTCCCGACCTGACAGCCGCCGTCTACCGACCGAGCGACCCGGGACCGGCCGAGCGGCTCCTCCGAACCGCGTTCGGCAGGCGCGAGTACTACTGTTCCTGCTGACGCCGTGAGGCGGTCGTCGCAATCGACCGGGGGCCGGCTGCGTGCTACTTTATGCTGTCAGCGGACGTACTACTATCATGCAGTCGAGTCGTGCAATTACACTGTTACTGGTCGTGGTGATGCTGACAGCCGGCTGTCTCGGTGGCGGCGGTGGCGCAGTCAGTGACGCGATGGCCGACGCCGAGGCGGGTGCCGCGGGCGGTGACGGGGCCGGACCCGGCGCCGACGGTCCCGACCTGACCAACCCCGAAACCGTCCTGCGGGACGCCGGGAGCTTCACCGTCTCGTGGCGGTACACCGGCGTCGACGAGAGCGGCGTCCGGACTGAGGTGCATCACGACTACTACGCCGACCTAGACGCGGAGCGCTCGCTGAGCGTCACGTCGTCGAGTCGCGACGGCCAGTCCGACGGCGGGTCGAGCGAGCAGTTCGTCGCCGACGGCACTACCTACATCCGAACCGGATCGGCGGACGCGGCGACGTACGGCTCGTACCCCGGCACGGCCGACGTGGTCGGCACCGCCATCGGCCTGTCGCAAGCCCGCGCCTACGGCACCAACGACGACATGGCCAACCGCGGCACCGAGACGTTCGACGGCGTGACCGTCACGCGCTACGAACTCACCGAGGCGAGTTCGCAGTTGATTCAGGCCGGTTCCGCGGCGACGAGCGGCTCCGCCGGCGTCGCGGAGATCACCGACTTCCACTACGTCGTCCTCGTCGACGAGAACGGCGTCTCCCGATACGAGTCGTGGTCGTTCACCGGGCGAACGCAGGAGGGCCAACAGGTGAGCGGCGAGTGGGAGTACGCGCTCACGGGCGTCGGTTCGACGACGGTCGACGATCCCGAGTGGCTGGCCGCAGCGCGCGCCGCGACGGCCTGATTACGAGCCGACGAATCTGGCGGTGAGGCCGGCGAGAATGACGAGGGCGCCGAGGATGAAGGTCCCCGGAATTGGAAGCAGGAACAGCAAGCCGCCAGCGGCGGTGACGAGTGTGGAGGTTCTCATATCGACCTGTCGGGGCCCGAGACGGGAAGATCTGATGGCCCTCGGCGTGCCGCCGAACGGGTGGCGACACACCGGCAGACAGTCACAGCAACTCCCGTCACCGGGACTCGACGAACTCGAACGGGATGCCGACGTGCCCTGCGGGCGCGACGAACGCCCGGCGGTACGGCCCTAACCCCTCCTCCGGCGGTTCACCGAGAAACGTGAGTCCTCGCCGCTCGGCGTCGACCATCGTTGCCGCGAGGTCGTCGACTTCGAAGGCGACGTGAGCGGCGGCGTAGCGACCGACCGTATCGAGCAACGCGTCGGCGGACGACCCGCGCTCCTCGCGGACGATCAGGTGGAACTCGGCCGAGTCGGTCTCGAAGAAGGCGACCCTGACGGGACCGTCGGTCATCTCGCGGAGATCGAGACCCAACTCGCGGTAGAAGGCGACAGCGTCCTCGAAGTCAGCGTCGACGAGTTGGCCGACGTGGTGGATGTCCATGGCGGAGTGTGACGAGCGAGAGTGATAGGTGGTAGGGACGGATCGAACACGGCGCGCCGAGTGGTGACTGACTGGCTCGAATCGGTAAAGCTGTACCGAGCGAGGCGCGGTTTCACCGGACGCGACCGCAGGGAGCGTCCGGGTGTTTTTCCCCAAGTTTTTGCAAGGAGCGGTTCCCGCAGCGAGCGAAGCGAGCGAGGAAACCCGACGCAGCAAAAAGTGGGAGTATGCCGCCTCCCCGATTTGAACCGCGTCAGACGGTCCGGGGTGCTCGCTTCGCTGCGCTCCCGGGCTGCGACTGACTGGCTCAAATCGAGTCGGGAGCAGTTTCACTGCTCACGAACTCGGTCGCTTCGCTCCCTCGTCGATTCGCAGGAAAATGCCGCCTCCCCGATTTGAACTTCCGAAAGACTCGCTAGCGCTCGTCTTTCGACTTCCCGCTCACTACGTTCACGGGAAGGGGGACAGCTCGATCTTCAGT
This window encodes:
- a CDS encoding carboxylate--amine ligase, coding for MAAFVSHDDLLDQLAGATFDRPPALVANAHITGLGVARALADHGVPVVAVDRTGEGVAPPSDAVDFAGAVTYPLDDPDGFRADVEAVVEAAGTDLVAFGCMDEWVHAFVDTEPDGVRLPFAGRDVIDAVLDKSSLYRVAEDLGVPYPETRWLDETSVEAAIEALGLPLIVKPARKREFEEAVGTNVVRVETEADFRDIVATAAEAGIEVLAQEEVPVARGADASLASYVPPSGVADTLGVVGTARMRNPRGFGTACVVERSHEPAIEERARAVLAATDYHGLSEAEFVYDRDRETYVLLDVNTRPWKWIDLPVTAGANLPMAAYAAVTDASYESSGVHDATWVSLADYLELLATDDGPADVLAPGDWRSFLARDFETRPDLTAAVYRPSDPGPAERLLRTAFGRREYYCSC
- a CDS encoding VOC family protein; this translates as MDIHHVGQLVDADFEDAVAFYRELGLDLREMTDGPVRVAFFETDSAEFHLIVREERGSSADALLDTVGRYAAAHVAFEVDDLAATMVDAERRGLTFLGEPPEEGLGPYRRAFVAPAGHVGIPFEFVESR
- a CDS encoding DUF7537 family lipoprotein, giving the protein MQSSRAITLLLVVVMLTAGCLGGGGGAVSDAMADAEAGAAGGDGAGPGADGPDLTNPETVLRDAGSFTVSWRYTGVDESGVRTEVHHDYYADLDAERSLSVTSSSRDGQSDGGSSEQFVADGTTYIRTGSADAATYGSYPGTADVVGTAIGLSQARAYGTNDDMANRGTETFDGVTVTRYELTEASSQLIQAGSAATSGSAGVAEITDFHYVVLVDENGVSRYESWSFTGRTQEGQQVSGEWEYALTGVGSTTVDDPEWLAAARAATA